The Deltaproteobacteria bacterium sequence AAAATCGGCACGAAGAGAGCTATCTTTTTAGGGCTGGGGATTTATACCGGCATTTCCATCGGCGGGTATTTCATCCAGAACGCCCTGCACTTTTGGATTTTGGCCATCCTGGTGGGGTTCGTTCAGGGAGGAACACAGGCTTTGAGCCGTTCTCTTTTTGGTACGTTGATCCCGAAAAGCCGCAGCGCCGAATTCTTCTCTTTCTACGATGTGAGCTCCAAATTTGCCGGGATCATAGGGCCTTCCGTTTTTGGATTCGTCGGACAAATGACGGGATCCAGCCGACTGAGTATCGTGGCCCTGGTCGTTTTCTTCATCGGGGGCGGCCTGATCCTTTTCCAGGTAAAAGAGAAAGAGGGAAGGATAAAAGATTTTTAATAATCAATCGGCCTTCATTTTTTTTGTTTCCTGCTCGCTGAAAAACCGGTGAAGAAAATCACAGTCTTTGGGTGCGAGGTTAAAACGGATGCAGGCCTGATCAATCAGGCTCATCAGGGATGCTTTTCCCCCTTCCTCGCGCTTCTGGGAAATCCACTGGATAGCCTTGCGGATCGCCGTTCCTCCGGGCATGATGGTTGTCATAAGGTTTCTCCTTAGGTAAAAAACGAATCCATGGAATAGGCGATTGCGTACTTCGGATTTTAATTCCGCATTCCGAAATCCGCAATTTATTTTCCCCCC is a genomic window containing:
- a CDS encoding MFS transporter, translated to MAFWLYNDGIGTIISMAVIFGAEINIAQEHLIGAILAVQFVGIPFSLLFGNLAGKIGTKRAIFLGLGIYTGISIGGYFIQNALHFWILAILVGFVQGGTQALSRSLFGTLIPKSRSAEFFSFYDVSSKFAGIIGPSVFGFVGQMTGSSRLSIVALVVFFIGGGLILFQVKEKEGRIKDF